A portion of the Limibacter armeniacum genome contains these proteins:
- a CDS encoding pectate lyase family protein has protein sequence MNRLLYKMLIFHAAMLISCHVDGQGLAFPEAEGFGKSTTGGRGGEVMVVTNLNDSGKGSLREAVSSSETRIITFAVAGNIALESPLEIKHGNLTIAGQSAPGDGICIRNYPVNVKAGNIIIRYLRIRMGDEAQVEGDALSIRKQKDIIVDHCSFSWGTDETATCYDNENFTLQWCIISESLNSSVHKKGEHGYGGIWGGKKATFHHNLLAHHKSRNPRFCGARYHREPEKEIVDFRNNVIYNWKENSSYGGEEGNHNMVSNYYKPGPATSNSKFRIMDPFKPYGSYFLSGNVFTANAEITADNSKGITGGNLRQTPVLSEPIHQQTAEAAFESVLSQAGASLHRDRIDKRIVKEVLEGKATYGKSGIIDSQTEVGGWCELKAGEVPTDKDCDGMPDDWEISNGLDPNNPDDHAGNNLSESYSNIEIYLNQLLEMKRDEKN, from the coding sequence ATGAACAGACTGCTATATAAAATGCTGATTTTTCATGCTGCCATGCTTATCAGCTGTCATGTTGATGGTCAGGGACTGGCTTTTCCTGAAGCGGAAGGTTTCGGAAAGTCCACCACTGGTGGCAGAGGGGGGGAAGTAATGGTTGTAACCAACCTGAACGATAGTGGAAAAGGGAGTTTGAGAGAAGCAGTAAGCAGTTCTGAGACAAGGATAATCACTTTTGCTGTAGCAGGGAATATAGCCTTGGAATCTCCGCTTGAGATAAAGCATGGCAACTTGACAATAGCGGGTCAATCTGCACCGGGAGATGGGATCTGTATTAGAAACTATCCTGTAAATGTAAAAGCAGGTAATATTATTATCCGTTATCTGCGAATCAGAATGGGAGATGAAGCCCAAGTTGAGGGAGATGCCTTGAGCATAAGGAAACAGAAGGACATCATTGTGGATCATTGCTCTTTCAGTTGGGGTACCGATGAAACCGCTACTTGCTACGACAATGAAAACTTCACACTTCAGTGGTGTATCATTTCGGAAAGTCTGAACAGCTCAGTGCATAAGAAAGGTGAGCATGGATATGGAGGTATCTGGGGAGGGAAGAAAGCTACTTTTCACCATAACCTGTTAGCACACCATAAAAGCAGGAACCCAAGGTTTTGTGGGGCAAGGTACCACCGAGAGCCAGAAAAGGAGATAGTGGATTTCAGAAACAATGTGATTTATAACTGGAAAGAGAATAGCTCTTATGGTGGTGAAGAAGGGAACCATAACATGGTAAGCAACTATTACAAGCCAGGTCCCGCAACTTCCAATTCCAAGTTCAGGATTATGGATCCATTCAAGCCCTACGGCAGTTACTTCTTGTCCGGTAATGTGTTTACTGCGAACGCTGAAATTACAGCAGATAACAGTAAGGGAATTACAGGAGGAAACCTACGACAAACGCCAGTGCTTAGTGAACCGATTCATCAGCAAACAGCTGAAGCAGCTTTTGAAAGTGTGCTTTCACAGGCAGGTGCGTCTCTTCACCGTGATCGCATCGATAAGCGTATTGTCAAGGAAGTTTTGGAAGGAAAGGCAACTTATGGAAAGTCAGGAATCATTGATTCACAAACAGAAGTTGGGGGGTGGTGTGAGCTGAAAGCAGGAGAAGTGCCAACAGATAAGGACTGTGATGGAATGCCCGATGATTGGGAAATATCCAATGGACTAGACCCCAATAACCCAGATGATCATGCAGGTAATAACCTAAGTGAATCCTACTCAAATATCGAAATCTATCTGAATCAATTATTGGAAATGAAAAGAGATGAAAAGAATTAA
- a CDS encoding RagB/SusD family nutrient uptake outer membrane protein: MKKILILMALGLFTITSCDDFLEEQNKSNVTAEEFYVTEEGFNALVNANYASLREIYGQDPWLFVAGTDLYREGRDQAPTGLSQYTQLNPSSEGVDFLYSNCFKTIQQANTALHYAELTEQNNMIPQYVGEVKYIRATAYFLLVQTYGGVSKIDAILEEAITEYERESAENIYAFIIQDLEQALAAVKDGAFDGRVNKKAVQHMLAKVHLTRAYESFAAGDDFAKAASYADAVIGGQPLSLSFEELWTPGNEMNSEVVFSVQFSSGSIGTADNRLGNQQQGFFGPYLGGSDVAGDAPWKSYNLCPTRFALDLYEQGDERWEGTFMTEVYDRYYDYFDVDDHSELTVAHFYAPSWFTAEDEAAYMAEHPEASYHAYGTHDPDGAEILSDYTTIIVKKFDDPESRFGGRGDNGRVSARDFVVSRLAETYLIAAEAYLGVGNAAVGLDRLNEVRNRAGVAPAAAAAFDIDYILDERGRELLGEYHRWFDLKRTGKLLERASAYNSLIEPSNFDGSNGEKKILRPIPQQAIDLNQNKGFQQNPAYQ; the protein is encoded by the coding sequence ATGAAAAAGATATTAATACTGATGGCGTTGGGGTTGTTTACCATCACGTCATGCGATGACTTTCTGGAAGAACAGAATAAATCAAATGTAACAGCTGAAGAGTTTTATGTAACGGAGGAAGGCTTTAATGCATTGGTGAATGCCAACTATGCCTCACTTCGGGAAATATATGGACAAGATCCTTGGCTTTTTGTAGCGGGTACAGACCTGTACAGAGAAGGCAGAGACCAAGCGCCTACAGGTTTGAGTCAATATACACAGTTGAACCCTTCTTCAGAAGGAGTAGATTTTCTATACTCAAACTGCTTCAAGACAATTCAGCAGGCAAACACAGCATTGCACTATGCTGAACTTACTGAGCAAAATAATATGATTCCTCAGTATGTAGGTGAGGTAAAATATATTCGTGCTACAGCTTATTTCCTTTTGGTGCAAACCTATGGGGGTGTCAGTAAGATTGATGCCATTTTGGAAGAAGCGATTACGGAATATGAAAGAGAGTCTGCTGAAAACATCTATGCTTTTATTATTCAGGATTTAGAGCAGGCATTGGCAGCTGTAAAGGATGGTGCGTTTGACGGGAGAGTGAATAAAAAAGCTGTTCAGCATATGCTGGCAAAAGTTCACTTGACTAGAGCATATGAGTCATTTGCAGCAGGTGATGACTTTGCTAAAGCAGCAAGTTATGCAGATGCAGTTATCGGAGGGCAACCACTTTCTCTTTCTTTTGAAGAACTGTGGACGCCTGGTAATGAGATGAACTCAGAAGTGGTTTTCTCGGTGCAGTTTAGTTCTGGTTCAATTGGAACAGCGGATAACAGATTAGGTAATCAGCAACAAGGTTTCTTTGGCCCATACTTAGGTGGCTCTGATGTAGCAGGCGATGCACCTTGGAAGTCATACAACCTATGTCCGACAAGGTTTGCGCTAGACCTTTATGAACAAGGTGATGAGAGATGGGAAGGAACATTTATGACAGAAGTATACGATCGATACTATGACTATTTTGATGTGGATGACCATTCAGAATTAACAGTAGCTCACTTCTATGCACCTTCATGGTTTACTGCTGAAGACGAAGCCGCTTATATGGCCGAACATCCTGAGGCATCTTATCACGCATATGGAACGCATGATCCAGATGGTGCAGAAATCTTGAGTGATTATACCACAATTATTGTGAAGAAGTTTGATGACCCTGAATCGAGATTTGGAGGTAGAGGAGACAATGGTAGAGTAAGTGCACGTGATTTTGTTGTATCAAGATTGGCAGAGACTTACCTGATTGCCGCAGAAGCATACCTAGGCGTTGGCAATGCAGCAGTAGGGCTTGATCGCTTGAATGAAGTAAGAAACCGTGCAGGTGTAGCACCGGCAGCTGCAGCAGCGTTTGATATCGACTACATTTTGGACGAAAGAGGCAGAGAGCTATTGGGCGAGTACCACAGATGGTTTGACTTGAAGCGTACTGGCAAACTGCTTGAGCGAGCATCTGCTTACAATAGCCTGATTGAGCCTTCTAACTTTGATGGTAGCAACGGTGAGAAGAAAATCCTGAGACCGATTCCACAGCAGGCAATTGACTTGAACCAGAATAAAGGTTTCCAACAAAACCCAGCTTACCAATAA
- a CDS encoding DUF4861 family protein, which produces MTRYLNTIAALAIGTFVVAGCSSKAETDTSSRPNLEISLTNPLTSERTEVVEVTGFEANSPLAKHAVGIVKVDGKEVEYIDVDGDKQVDKLLVKATFKPEETIRLNLAKEKKVPNGVTGLKKTQAEISHKEGGEWNGRKYEGGEFKNVKSLRVPESHTDHSYYIRYEGPGWENEQIGYRFYLDWRNAIDIFGKKVDTLVLQNVGQDGFDSYHEPSGWGMDILKAGKSLGIGSIGQYINGSVAHFEQTDSVTCSITENNCLASSITTSYFGWETSAQKADLTSVLNIQSSDRAVKHVVTTNQALEGFCTGIVKHEKGDRIESLISSNGWVYLATYGEQSLAEDKLGLAIIFNTKDVQQVVDGEHDHLLVFKPTTAPITYYLLGAWEQEKNGITSREKFVSYLNERVNRLNNPIEVQLNFNGQ; this is translated from the coding sequence ATGACTCGATACTTAAATACAATTGCTGCTTTGGCTATCGGAACCTTTGTTGTTGCAGGTTGTTCTTCCAAAGCTGAGACGGATACTTCAAGCCGTCCGAACTTGGAGATCAGCTTGACCAATCCGCTAACGTCTGAAAGGACAGAAGTGGTGGAGGTTACAGGATTTGAAGCAAACAGTCCGTTGGCTAAGCATGCCGTAGGTATTGTAAAAGTGGATGGGAAGGAAGTGGAGTATATTGATGTGGATGGAGACAAACAGGTCGACAAACTGCTTGTGAAAGCCACTTTCAAACCGGAGGAAACCATCCGGTTGAATTTGGCAAAAGAAAAAAAAGTACCCAATGGTGTGACAGGGCTTAAAAAAACACAGGCTGAAATTTCCCATAAAGAAGGCGGAGAGTGGAATGGTAGAAAATATGAAGGAGGAGAGTTTAAAAATGTAAAGTCACTGCGTGTGCCTGAGTCGCATACAGACCACTCATATTATATCAGGTATGAAGGACCTGGCTGGGAGAATGAGCAGATCGGGTACCGCTTTTATCTGGACTGGCGAAATGCCATCGATATATTCGGAAAGAAGGTTGATACGCTTGTCTTACAAAATGTAGGGCAGGATGGGTTTGACTCTTATCATGAGCCTTCCGGTTGGGGAATGGACATTCTAAAAGCCGGAAAGTCTTTGGGAATCGGTTCAATTGGACAGTACATCAACGGAAGTGTAGCACATTTTGAGCAGACCGATTCAGTTACTTGTAGCATTACAGAAAACAACTGTCTCGCTTCTTCCATTACAACATCATACTTTGGTTGGGAAACGTCAGCTCAGAAAGCAGACCTGACTTCTGTATTGAATATCCAGTCATCAGATAGAGCAGTAAAACATGTAGTGACCACTAACCAAGCGCTTGAGGGCTTTTGTACTGGAATCGTAAAACATGAAAAAGGAGATAGAATAGAATCGCTGATAAGCTCCAACGGATGGGTGTACCTAGCAACTTACGGTGAACAAAGCCTTGCGGAAGATAAGCTTGGTTTGGCAATTATATTTAATACCAAAGATGTTCAGCAAGTTGTAGATGGGGAACATGACCACCTGTTGGTTTTCAAACCTACCACAGCGCCTATTACCTATTATTTGTTAGGTGCTTGGGAACAGGAAAAAAATGGGATTACATCGCGAGAGAAGTTTGTCAGTTATTTGAATGAAAGAGTCAACAGGTTAAATAACCCAATTGAGGTACAGCTTAACTTCAATGGTCAATAA
- a CDS encoding glycoside hydrolase family 43 protein — MSVNKIVHIAFTFLLAAYGGAVMAQHDSPTTSKVWVADQGDGTYKNPILHADYSDPDICRVGEDYYMTASSFNAVPGLPILHSKDLVNWELIGHALKRQPPFEHFSVPQHGNGVWAPAIRHHNGQFYIYYGDPDFGIYMVKSDNPAGPWETPILVQEGKGLIDPCPFWDEDGNAYLVHAFAGSRAGIKSILVINQMNKEGTQLLDEGTIVFDGHEEHPTVEGPKFYKRNGYYYIFAPAGGVSTGWQLVLRSKNIYGPYEERIVMAQEDTPINGPHQGGWVETVSGESWFVHFQDLEAYGRIVHLQPMKWKSDWPVIGEDKDGNGTGKPVLSYRKPTVKSEIQLKTPLDSDEFDKNKLGLQWQWQANPKATWALANGAKGYLRLYTDMLPDTATSLWNAPNLLLQKFPASAFKATTKVTFFPNNKMQHERTGLIVMGEDYAHLSMISKADGIYLIYATASDVRHGNKEKVTVIRKLKENQLHLRVTVSGKGKCRFSFSTDGQAFTEIDEAFTAKPGRWIGAKVGIFAQREAQINDSGYANYDWFRFEPVDDI; from the coding sequence ATGTCTGTAAACAAAATTGTCCATATCGCCTTCACTTTTTTGCTGGCAGCATACGGAGGTGCTGTTATGGCTCAACATGACAGTCCTACGACCTCCAAGGTGTGGGTAGCCGATCAAGGTGATGGAACCTATAAAAATCCAATACTGCATGCCGATTACTCCGATCCTGATATTTGTAGGGTTGGTGAAGATTACTATATGACAGCCTCTAGTTTCAATGCAGTTCCAGGCTTACCGATACTTCATTCCAAAGATTTGGTGAATTGGGAACTGATTGGACATGCATTAAAGAGACAGCCTCCATTTGAGCACTTTTCAGTCCCTCAACATGGAAATGGCGTATGGGCACCCGCTATCCGCCATCATAATGGACAGTTTTATATTTATTATGGAGACCCTGACTTTGGCATTTATATGGTCAAATCAGATAACCCCGCAGGTCCTTGGGAAACCCCTATTTTGGTACAGGAAGGAAAAGGGCTAATCGATCCATGTCCATTTTGGGATGAAGATGGAAACGCCTATCTGGTACATGCCTTTGCAGGTAGCCGAGCAGGGATAAAAAGTATTCTAGTGATCAATCAAATGAATAAGGAAGGGACTCAACTGTTGGATGAAGGGACCATTGTATTTGATGGACATGAAGAACACCCAACAGTGGAGGGACCGAAGTTTTACAAGCGAAATGGCTACTACTATATTTTCGCACCAGCCGGCGGTGTTTCAACTGGATGGCAATTGGTACTAAGGTCAAAAAACATTTATGGGCCTTACGAAGAGCGTATCGTGATGGCACAGGAAGATACACCCATCAACGGACCACATCAGGGTGGTTGGGTGGAGACCGTATCGGGAGAATCATGGTTTGTTCACTTTCAGGATCTTGAGGCGTATGGACGTATCGTGCACCTACAACCGATGAAATGGAAAAGTGACTGGCCTGTAATTGGAGAGGATAAGGATGGAAATGGTACAGGCAAACCGGTTTTATCATATAGAAAGCCGACAGTAAAAAGTGAAATACAGCTAAAGACTCCTCTAGACTCGGATGAGTTTGATAAAAATAAACTAGGTCTTCAATGGCAGTGGCAGGCAAACCCTAAAGCTACTTGGGCATTAGCCAATGGAGCAAAAGGATACCTACGACTTTATACTGATATGCTTCCCGATACGGCTACAAGTCTGTGGAATGCTCCTAACCTGTTGCTTCAGAAGTTTCCGGCTTCTGCTTTCAAGGCAACAACCAAGGTTACTTTCTTTCCAAATAACAAAATGCAACATGAGCGAACAGGACTGATCGTAATGGGAGAAGACTATGCTCATTTATCAATGATCTCAAAGGCGGATGGCATTTACCTTATTTATGCGACGGCATCTGATGTTAGGCATGGAAACAAGGAGAAAGTAACAGTAATCAGAAAGCTAAAGGAAAATCAGCTTCACCTGCGGGTAACCGTTTCAGGAAAGGGCAAATGTAGGTTCAGTTTCAGTACGGATGGACAGGCATTTACAGAAATAGATGAGGCGTTTACAGCAAAACCGGGAAGATGGATTGGTGCTAAAGTAGGCATCTTTGCCCAAAGGGAAGCGCAAATAAATGACTCAGGATATGCCAATTATGATTGGTTCAGGTTTGAGCCTGTAGATGATATTTAG
- a CDS encoding glycoside hydrolase family 28 protein: MRRKAIILMCFCLIGLNAWAQTDLYKGLEFKMSQVKEPLFPKHMVNVKEHGAVGNGLVDNTEAFSKAIDAVAKKGGGTVLIPKGIWKTGPISLKSNIRLHTEKGALVIFDDDFDKYPVVETSYEGLETYRCTSPINGKNLENVAITGEGVFDGAGDSWRLVKKSKLTAAQWHQKVKSGGVVSDDGNTWYPSEQAKEGAKSTGNFGVPDLKTYEEFLEVRDFLRPVMVSLVGCKKVLLDGPTFQNSPAWNLHPLMCEDVTLRNLTIRNPWYSQNGDGLDLESCKNVVIHDNSFDVGDDAICFKSGKNEDGLKRGMATENVIVKNNTVYHAHGGFVVGSEMSGGVKNVHVSNCTFIGTDCGLRFKSTRGRGGVVENIYISNIEMVDIKTEAIRFNLFYEGKSPVLEDGSFSNERVKAQPIPVTVTTPSFRNIYIKDITSTGSGAAAFFQGLPEMKLKEIHMENVMLEASKGITMIDAQNISLKGVEVLQKKGPALILFNGKDISLDKFECNITDQPSIKVFGDESNKIELSNSKMETSKLHLGEEVNANAVQIKHPKSN, from the coding sequence ATGAGAAGAAAGGCAATAATATTGATGTGCTTCTGCCTTATTGGGCTGAATGCATGGGCACAAACTGACCTTTATAAAGGGCTGGAATTTAAGATGTCTCAAGTAAAGGAACCATTATTTCCAAAGCATATGGTCAATGTCAAGGAGCATGGAGCTGTAGGAAATGGATTGGTTGATAACACGGAAGCATTCAGCAAAGCGATTGATGCCGTAGCGAAAAAAGGAGGAGGGACAGTACTGATTCCAAAAGGGATTTGGAAGACAGGGCCAATTAGCCTGAAAAGCAATATTCGTCTGCATACAGAGAAAGGCGCTTTGGTGATATTTGATGACGATTTTGACAAGTATCCAGTCGTGGAGACAAGTTATGAAGGTTTGGAAACATACCGTTGTACTTCTCCAATCAATGGCAAGAACCTTGAAAATGTTGCGATCACGGGAGAGGGTGTTTTTGACGGTGCGGGAGATTCATGGAGATTGGTCAAAAAGTCAAAATTGACTGCTGCACAGTGGCATCAAAAAGTAAAGTCTGGAGGGGTTGTGAGTGATGATGGCAATACATGGTACCCGTCAGAGCAGGCAAAAGAAGGAGCCAAATCAACAGGAAATTTTGGAGTGCCAGACCTGAAAACATATGAGGAGTTCTTGGAGGTAAGAGACTTCCTGAGACCGGTAATGGTGAGCTTGGTTGGGTGTAAGAAAGTATTGCTAGACGGACCCACTTTCCAGAACTCTCCTGCATGGAACCTACACCCGCTGATGTGTGAGGATGTGACACTAAGAAACCTGACAATCCGTAACCCTTGGTATTCTCAAAATGGAGATGGCTTGGACTTGGAGTCTTGTAAAAATGTGGTAATCCATGACAACAGCTTTGATGTGGGAGATGATGCCATTTGTTTCAAGTCTGGAAAGAATGAGGACGGCTTGAAGCGTGGTATGGCAACTGAAAATGTGATCGTCAAAAACAATACAGTATATCATGCTCATGGTGGTTTTGTAGTGGGAAGTGAAATGTCAGGCGGTGTAAAGAATGTGCACGTATCCAATTGTACTTTTATAGGAACAGATTGTGGACTCAGGTTCAAGAGTACAAGAGGTAGAGGCGGTGTTGTAGAGAATATCTACATCTCCAATATTGAAATGGTCGATATCAAAACGGAGGCTATTAGGTTCAACCTTTTTTATGAGGGCAAATCACCTGTGCTGGAAGATGGCAGTTTCAGCAACGAGCGAGTGAAGGCACAACCAATTCCGGTGACTGTTACAACACCGTCTTTCAGGAATATCTATATAAAGGACATCACCTCAACAGGTTCGGGAGCTGCTGCATTTTTTCAGGGATTGCCGGAAATGAAATTGAAAGAAATCCATATGGAGAATGTAATGCTGGAAGCTTCAAAAGGAATCACGATGATTGATGCCCAAAACATCTCATTGAAGGGGGTAGAAGTGCTACAAAAGAAAGGTCCTGCGTTGATCCTTTTCAACGGAAAAGATATCAGTTTGGACAAGTTTGAATGTAACATTACAGATCAACCATCTATCAAGGTGTTTGGAGATGAGAGCAATAAGATTGAACTGAGCAACTCCAAGATGGAGACTTCAAAGCTTCATTTGGGTGAAGAGGTAAACGCCAATGCAGTTCAGATCAAGCACCCGAAATCAAACTAA
- a CDS encoding glycoside hydrolase family 88/105 protein → MKRINICVMLLFLFACSSQSGNRKQSAEATLTAPTVPLFVQMSDAELKRNPDPRLIDFREKPKWEYTNGLICLAVLQVWQKTGDEKYYNYAKSYADSMIRDNGSILTYKKSDFNIDRLNAGKFLFTLYNQESTDRYRLALDTLRSQMEEHPRTAEGGFWHKKRYPNQMWLDGLYMGSPMLAQYAAEFEEPALFDDVAQQFYLIDKYTWDNEKELFYHGWDESKTQRWSNPETGVSPHFWGRGMGWLAMALVDVLDYFPEDHPKREVILNILDKMAKSVVRYQDEETGVWWQVLDKAHEDGNYLEASCSSMFTYFLLKGVQKGYLSDEYKPVAEKAYKGVVSQFVKYEEDGTVSLTNICGVAGLGGTPYRSGTYEYYINEPKRDNDPKGVGPFIMASLLYETQFADQKNAAL, encoded by the coding sequence ATGAAAAGAATTAATATATGCGTGATGCTCCTTTTCCTTTTTGCCTGCAGTAGCCAGTCAGGAAATAGGAAGCAGTCAGCAGAAGCAACATTAACAGCACCAACAGTACCTCTTTTTGTTCAGATGAGTGATGCTGAACTGAAGAGAAACCCAGACCCAAGACTGATTGACTTCAGGGAAAAACCAAAATGGGAATACACTAACGGACTGATCTGCTTAGCGGTACTTCAGGTATGGCAAAAGACAGGAGATGAGAAGTATTACAATTATGCCAAGAGCTATGCAGACTCAATGATCAGGGATAATGGTTCGATCCTGACTTACAAGAAAAGCGATTTCAATATTGATAGGCTCAATGCAGGTAAGTTCCTTTTTACACTGTACAATCAGGAGTCAACCGACAGGTACAGATTGGCTTTGGATACTTTGAGAAGCCAGATGGAGGAACATCCTCGTACTGCAGAGGGAGGTTTCTGGCATAAGAAACGCTATCCGAATCAGATGTGGCTGGATGGTTTGTATATGGGATCACCCATGCTGGCACAGTATGCCGCTGAGTTTGAAGAGCCTGCCTTGTTTGATGATGTGGCACAACAGTTTTACCTGATCGACAAGTACACTTGGGATAATGAAAAAGAGCTTTTCTATCATGGTTGGGACGAGAGTAAGACACAACGTTGGTCTAATCCTGAGACAGGTGTTTCTCCTCATTTCTGGGGGCGTGGCATGGGATGGTTGGCAATGGCATTGGTAGATGTCTTGGACTATTTCCCTGAAGACCACCCTAAGCGTGAAGTGATTTTAAATATTCTGGACAAGATGGCTAAATCGGTAGTCCGCTATCAGGATGAGGAAACAGGAGTCTGGTGGCAAGTATTGGACAAGGCACATGAAGATGGAAACTATCTGGAAGCCTCTTGCTCAAGCATGTTTACCTATTTCTTGCTGAAGGGAGTGCAGAAAGGCTATCTGTCAGATGAGTACAAACCTGTTGCTGAAAAGGCTTATAAAGGTGTCGTTTCTCAATTTGTGAAATATGAAGAAGACGGAACCGTGAGCCTGACCAATATCTGTGGCGTAGCAGGATTGGGAGGTACGCCCTACAGGTCAGGTACTTATGAATATTATATCAATGAGCCCAAAAGGGACAACGACCCAAAAGGTGTCGGACCATTTATCATGGCTTCATTGCTCTATGAGACACAATTTGCAGATCAGAAAAACGCAGCACTTTGA
- a CDS encoding pectinesterase family protein: MIWLWLVSSPVVHASVQYDFVVAKDKSGDFTTIQEAINAVPDIRKAVTTIFIKSGVYKEKLILPASKTNVMMIGEDASKTVITYDDYAKKLNRFGEEMGTSGSSSFYVFGDGFTAKNLTFENSSGPVGQAVAVRIDGDKVLFENCRFLGFQDTLYPHGKNSRQYYRNCYIEGTTDFIFGWSTAVFEQCEIFSKKGGYYVTAASTIEGAQNGFVFIDCRFTGDAPEKSVYLGRPWRSFSQTVLIDCTLDQHIKEEGWHNWNKPNAEQTAFYAEHNSKGTGAAPSSRVAWSHQLSDAETEKYTLENILGDWEPNINSN; encoded by the coding sequence ATGATTTGGTTGTGGCTGGTAAGTTCCCCGGTTGTCCATGCTTCAGTTCAGTATGATTTTGTGGTAGCAAAGGACAAGTCCGGGGACTTCACGACCATTCAGGAAGCCATTAATGCTGTTCCTGATATCCGGAAAGCCGTAACAACTATTTTTATCAAGTCAGGAGTCTACAAGGAAAAACTTATTCTACCAGCCTCCAAAACCAATGTAATGATGATTGGTGAGGATGCTTCCAAAACCGTGATCACCTATGATGATTATGCCAAAAAGTTGAACCGTTTTGGAGAAGAAATGGGAACCTCAGGTTCATCTAGTTTCTATGTTTTTGGAGATGGGTTTACAGCCAAGAACCTGACTTTTGAAAACTCATCGGGGCCTGTTGGTCAAGCTGTGGCAGTGCGGATAGATGGCGACAAGGTATTGTTTGAAAATTGCCGTTTTCTTGGCTTTCAAGATACTTTGTACCCCCATGGCAAAAACAGCAGACAGTATTACAGGAACTGTTATATCGAAGGTACCACAGACTTTATCTTCGGTTGGTCCACTGCAGTTTTTGAACAATGCGAAATCTTTTCGAAAAAGGGCGGATACTATGTAACGGCAGCCAGTACAATTGAGGGTGCTCAAAATGGGTTTGTCTTTATTGACTGCCGATTTACAGGAGATGCACCCGAAAAGTCAGTGTACTTAGGGCGACCTTGGAGATCTTTTTCACAGACTGTACTGATTGATTGCACATTGGATCAGCATATCAAGGAGGAAGGTTGGCACAACTGGAACAAGCCTAATGCAGAACAGACGGCCTTTTATGCAGAGCATAATTCCAAGGGGACTGGCGCAGCACCATCAAGTCGGGTAGCGTGGTCGCATCAGCTTTCAGATGCGGAAACAGAGAAATACACATTGGAAAACATATTGGGTGATTGGGAACCCAATATCAATTCGAACTAA